The DNA region TTCGAGGAGTGCGACGCGATTCCGCGGGGCGCCAATGGAAAGTTCCAGGCGGTCGTCTGCCGGGTGCCGCCGGAGGGGCCCGCCCCGGCGGCGGAGGCCGTGCGGGCATGAGCTCCGCGCCGTTCGTGACGGTCATCCTGCCGGTCCGGAACGAGTCCGGCTTCATCGCCCGGAGCCTCGGCGCCGTCCTGGCGCAGGACTACGACCCGCGGCGGATGGAGGTCATCGTCGCCGACGGAATGTCGTGCGACGACACGCGCAAGATCGTCGCGCGCTGCGCGGCCGCCGTCCCGGAGATCCCGGTTTCGATCGTCGACAACCCGGAGGGAATCGTCCCGACGGGGATGAACGGGGCGATCGCGGCCGCGCGCGGCGACGTGATCGTCCGCGTCGACGGGCACACGATCGTCGAGCCCGACTACGTTCGCCGCTGCGTCGAAGGGCTCCGGCGCTCGGGCGCGCAGAACGTCGGCGGGCGCATGACTGCCGTGGGCGAAGGGGCCTTCGCGCGCGCGGTCGCCGCGGCGACGAGCTCGCGCTTCGGCGTCGGCGGCGCGCGGTTCCATTACTCCGGCCGCGAGGAATGGGTGGATACCGTCTACATGGGGGCGTGGCCCCGCGCCGTCCTCGAGGATCTCGGCGGGTTCGATCCCGAGATGGTCCGCGACCAGGACGACGAGCTCAACTACCGGCTGCGCGCCCGGGGCGGGCGGATCCTCCTCTCGCCGCTCGTCCGGTCGCGGTACTTCAACCGGCCGACGATCCGGTCGCTCGCGCGGCAGTATTTCCAGTACGGGTTCTGGAAGGTCCGCGTGATGCAGAAGCACCCGCGCCAGATGCGCCCTCGCCAGTTCGCCCCTCCCGCGCTCGCCGCGGCGCTCGCGGGGACGGCCGCGGCTGCGCTCGCGTGGCGCCCGGCGGCGTGGGCGTTGGCGGCCGTCGGAGCGGCGTACGCCGCCGGGAATCTCGCCGCGTCGGCCGGCGCGGCGCGCCGTTGCCCGTCGAGCGCGCTCCTCCTTCCCGTCGCCTTCGCGACGCTGCATCTTTCCTACGGGTTCGGGTTCCTCGCGGGGTTGGCACGATTCTGGAACCGGTGGGATGTCCGCCGGATGTTCGGCGCTCGCCCCACGGAGGAGGTTCCATGGAGCTCACGGTTCCCTTCCACCGACCGCAGATCACGGACTCGGAAATCGCCGAAGTCGTCGCATCGCTCCGCTCCGGCTGGCTGACGACCGGACCGCAGGTCCGCCGGTTCGAATCGGAGTTCGCCGCCGCGGTGGGCGCCCGGCACGCCGTCGCGCTCAATTCCTGCACCGCCGCGCTGCACCTCGCCGTGGAGGCGGTCGGTTTGAAGCGCGGCGAGGCGGTGCTCGTCCCGACGATGACGTTCGCGGCCTCGGCCGAGGTCGTCCGCTATCGGGGGGCGATCCCGATCCTGGTCGACGTCGACCCCGTGACGCTTCATCTCGACCTCGGCGACGCCGAGCGGAAGATCGACCGGTTCCGGCGCGGCGCGCTGCCGCCGGCGGTCTCGCGAGCGACGCGCGTCGCCGGGATCATGCCGGTCCACGTCGGCGGCGTGATGATGGACATCGCGCGGGTGCGGCGATTCGCGCAGGCGCGCGGCCTCTGGGTCATCGAGGACGCGGCGCACGCGTTCCCGGCCGCCTGGCGCCCCGATCCGGAGGAGCCGTGGCAGCGCTGCGGCGAGGACACGGCGGACGTGACCTGCTTCTCCTTCTACGCGAACAAGACGATCACGACCGGGGAGGGCGGGATGGCGGTCACCCGCGACGAGTCGCTTTCCGACCGCATGCGGCTGATGTCGCTCCACGGCCTTTCGCACGACGCCTGGGGGCGCTACACCGGCAGCGGCGCATGGGACTACCGGATCCTCGCCCCCGGCTACAAGTACAACATGACCGATCTCGCGGCCGCGATCGGCGTCGCGCAGCTCCAGCGCGCCGAGGAGATGCGCCGCGCGCGCGAGGATCGCGCCCGGCGCTATCTCGACCTCCTGCGAGGAATCGACGAGATCGAGCTCCCCGCCGACGAGCCGGACCGCCTCCACGCGTGGCACCTCTTTCCGATCCGGCTCCGGACGGAAGCGCTCGCCGTTTCCCGCGACGAGTTCCTGGCCGAGCTCCGCCGGCAGGGCGTGGGCACGTCGGTGCACTGGAGACCGCTCCATCTGCACCCGTACTACGAGGAGACGTTCGGCTGGACGCGGTCCGACTTCCCGTCGGCGTCGCGCGTGTGGGAACGGCTCGTCAGCCTGCCTCTCTATCCGGACCTCGGCGACGAGGAGCAGGATCACGTGGTCGGGAGGATCGAGGCGCTCTGCCGGCGGCACGCGGCGAGCGCCGTTGCCGCCGTGGCGGGCGCCGGCGCGGGGACGTGAGACGGCGCGGCGCCGCGGCGGCCCGCCCGGGCATCCCGCGCGGCGTCGAGATTGCCGCCGCTCTCGCCGGGCTCGTCGCCGCCGCGCCGGTCATCGCGGCCGCGGCGGCGGCGATCGTGCTGACGACGGGAGAATTTCCGTTTTTCCGTCAACGGCGGATCGGGCGCCACGCCCGCCCGTTCACGCTCGTGAAGCTCCGCACGATGCGGAAGGGTACGCACGGCGCGCCCGTCACGGCGCGCGACGACGCGCGAGTGACCCGCGTGGGCGCGCTGCTGCGAAGGACGAAAGTCGACGAGCTGCCGGAGCTCTGGAACGTCCTCCGCGGCGACATGGCCTTCGTGGGGCCGCGCCCGGAGGTCCCGCGCTACGTCGACCCGGGGGACCCGCGGTGGGCCCGCGTGCTCGCGGCGCCGCCCGGGCTGACCGATCCGGTCACGCTGCGGCTTCGCAACGAGGAGGAGCTGCTCGCGGGCGTCGGCGGCGACCGCGAGGTGTTCTATCGCGCCCACCTCCAGCCCT from Thermoanaerobaculia bacterium includes:
- a CDS encoding glycosyltransferase family 2 protein, whose translation is MSSAPFVTVILPVRNESGFIARSLGAVLAQDYDPRRMEVIVADGMSCDDTRKIVARCAAAVPEIPVSIVDNPEGIVPTGMNGAIAAARGDVIVRVDGHTIVEPDYVRRCVEGLRRSGAQNVGGRMTAVGEGAFARAVAAATSSRFGVGGARFHYSGREEWVDTVYMGAWPRAVLEDLGGFDPEMVRDQDDELNYRLRARGGRILLSPLVRSRYFNRPTIRSLARQYFQYGFWKVRVMQKHPRQMRPRQFAPPALAAALAGTAAAALAWRPAAWALAAVGAAYAAGNLAASAGAARRCPSSALLLPVAFATLHLSYGFGFLAGLARFWNRWDVRRMFGARPTEEVPWSSRFPSTDRRSRTRKSPKSSHRSAPAG
- a CDS encoding DegT/DnrJ/EryC1/StrS family aminotransferase translates to MELTVPFHRPQITDSEIAEVVASLRSGWLTTGPQVRRFESEFAAAVGARHAVALNSCTAALHLAVEAVGLKRGEAVLVPTMTFAASAEVVRYRGAIPILVDVDPVTLHLDLGDAERKIDRFRRGALPPAVSRATRVAGIMPVHVGGVMMDIARVRRFAQARGLWVIEDAAHAFPAAWRPDPEEPWQRCGEDTADVTCFSFYANKTITTGEGGMAVTRDESLSDRMRLMSLHGLSHDAWGRYTGSGAWDYRILAPGYKYNMTDLAAAIGVAQLQRAEEMRRAREDRARRYLDLLRGIDEIELPADEPDRLHAWHLFPIRLRTEALAVSRDEFLAELRRQGVGTSVHWRPLHLHPYYEETFGWTRSDFPSASRVWERLVSLPLYPDLGDEEQDHVVGRIEALCRRHAASAVAAVAGAGAGT
- a CDS encoding sugar transferase; the encoded protein is MRRRGAAAARPGIPRGVEIAAALAGLVAAAPVIAAAAAAIVLTTGEFPFFRQRRIGRHARPFTLVKLRTMRKGTHGAPVTARDDARVTRVGALLRRTKVDELPELWNVLRGDMAFVGPRPEVPRYVDPGDPRWARVLAAPPGLTDPVTLRLRNEEELLAGVGGDREVFYRAHLQPWKLRGYAAYLDRRTWRTDLRVLLETARAVVRPAKAPPPSIDDILADRLQTRPDAR